CGTTGTTTGGATTTACTCCAATATTGGCTTCTTGAATTGCTCTTTCTATTTCCTTAAGTAAATTTTTTTCCCAAGGCGTGATGACAATCGTGCTAGCATCTTGTGCGATAACAGAGCCAATTTGATTGAGTGGTGTGGGCGTGTCATAATAGCTAATGCGAATATGATCTAGAATTGCTACAGAAACTTTTCCACTTCTTAAAGTGCTAAATTCCTTTTTCATTGATTCAATGCTTTTATTCATTGATTCTTGGGTGTGATTGTAAATTTCTTGCAAACTCATCTATTGTCCTTGTTGATTAGGTTGGGTGTCTGATTGTGGTGCAACAGGAGCAGTAGGAACTGCTGGTGTAGCGGGTGTAGGATTGGCTGGAATTTCTACATTATCAAGAATTGAACTTTGAGAATCTTTGGTATAGAAATAGCCCAATGCGATTGTATTTACCACAAATAAGAATCCAAGAACAAAAGTAGTCTTAGCCAAGAATCCTGCTGGACCTTTCGCACCAAAAAGACTTTCATTACTTCCGCTATATGCTCCAAGTCCGATGCTAGAGCTTTTTTGTAAAAGCACTATAATGGTAATAATAACCGCTAAAACAAATTGAATAATCAATAAAATTCCACTCATACTTTCCCTTCTAAAAATAAAAAAATTATTCACATTTTACCCAAAACATACTTAAATAAAATAAAACTTTAGCGAGAGTCTTGCATAATTGCTTCAAGTAGAATAGAATATGTTTTTTAAAATATGGTATTGAATTTTAATGAAGGATTTAAAATGGCTTTTTCAAATCTCTCTAAGGTTTTGGCAAAATATTTTAAGGGAGAGCAGGGCGAGAGTTATGTGTGTGATTCTATTGCTTCACTTCTAAGGGATAAAAGCGATAGGGAAAACTACTATCTTATTCCTAAAGCAAAATTAGGGTTTGCTGAAAATATTTTTGAAATAGATTTGCTCTTGTTGCATCCGACTTTGGGGATTTTTGTTGTTGAAGTAAAAAACTGGGATTCTTTAGAATTGATTAAAAAACACTCCCCTTATGATCAGGCAAATAAATATAGAAATCTAATTTTGTCTATTTTGAAAGAAAATTTTGGAGATTGTCCTATTCCTATTAATGTTGAGATGCGTGTTATCTTTCCATCCATTTCTAAAAGCGATGCAGAAGAATTCTTTTTGCGACACTCTTATGATGCAAATATGCAACCCTTAACATTTTTTAAAGAAGATTTGCAAAACAAAGAATCTTTTGGTCGTTTCTTTAAATCCACTAGTATCAATGTGCCCAATAAAAAAGATTTTCTTAAAATCACCTCTTTGTTTGTTTCTGCCAAAGATTCCAAAAGCAATCAAATAATCCCAATAATCACAAAAGATGAAGTGGTCTTTTTTGATCATAAGCAACTAGGGATTATGAATGGCTACAAAGATGGCTTTAGAATCATTCGCGGTGTTGCAGGAACTGGCAAAACGATTATATTGACTAATTTTGTAGCACAGCGATTGAAAAAAGATAGCAGTGAGTGCTTTTTGATTTTATGTTTCAATAACAACTTAGAAAATGCCATTAAAACAAGTTTTGGAGAAAATTATGATTCCAAACAAATTAAAATTATTTCAATTATGGCTTTTTTAAGGGAGATTAGCTTTGATTTTAGTAAAGTGGGAATTAGAGTGCAAAGCACAAAAGAGATTGAAGCTACACCTATTTCTAAGCAATATGAAATTTTTGAAAGTGATGAGGCACTAGAAGAGTTTAAGCTAAAACTGCAAAATTATCTTAAAAGATATCCTGTGGATTATATGCTGTGTGATGAAACGCAAGATATGCCAGAGGGCTTTATGCGAATCTTATATGAAGAGATTAAAGATTGTATTTTCTTTATTGATGAAGCACAAAGATTCTATTCTTATTCTATGGAGAATATCGCACAAGTTTTTCATCATCCAAAATTTGAAAAAATCTCTATGCAAGGGCGCGTTAAGAATCTTAAAAATGTCTATAGGACACCATCAAATATTGCTGTGTGTGCCTTTAAAATACTTAATAAAGACAAAAAGCTAAATGAATACTATAAAAAATCTTTTTATTTGAAAAGTAATTTTACAAGTGATATTAATTGCGTCCTAGAAACAGGCGAAATAAA
This portion of the Helicobacter canadensis MIT 98-5491 genome encodes:
- the frr gene encoding ribosome recycling factor, which codes for MSLQEIYNHTQESMNKSIESMKKEFSTLRSGKVSVAILDHIRISYYDTPTPLNQIGSVIAQDASTIVITPWEKNLLKEIERAIQEANIGVNPNNDGETIKLFFPPMTSEQRKEIAKEAKNIGEKAKIAIRNIRKDSNDKVKKLEKDKVVSEDESKKGQEEIQKLTDNAVKKIDELVKHKEEELLKI
- the secG gene encoding preprotein translocase subunit SecG, yielding MSGILLIIQFVLAVIITIIVLLQKSSSIGLGAYSGSNESLFGAKGPAGFLAKTTFVLGFLFVVNTIALGYFYTKDSQSSILDNVEIPANPTPATPAVPTAPVAPQSDTQPNQQGQ
- a CDS encoding NERD domain-containing protein gives rise to the protein MAFSNLSKVLAKYFKGEQGESYVCDSIASLLRDKSDRENYYLIPKAKLGFAENIFEIDLLLLHPTLGIFVVEVKNWDSLELIKKHSPYDQANKYRNLILSILKENFGDCPIPINVEMRVIFPSISKSDAEEFFLRHSYDANMQPLTFFKEDLQNKESFGRFFKSTSINVPNKKDFLKITSLFVSAKDSKSNQIIPIITKDEVVFFDHKQLGIMNGYKDGFRIIRGVAGTGKTIILTNFVAQRLKKDSSECFLILCFNNNLENAIKTSFGENYDSKQIKIISIMAFLREISFDFSKVGIRVQSTKEIEATPISKQYEIFESDEALEEFKLKLQNYLKRYPVDYMLCDETQDMPEGFMRILYEEIKDCIFFIDEAQRFYSYSMENIAQVFHHPKFEKISMQGRVKNLKNVYRTPSNIAVCAFKILNKDKKLNEYYKKSFYLKSNFTSDINCVLETGEIKAQNFNYKENDNLKNLLKNFPSNESNILLTFSKENVKGLENVLDSIGRKDIKIMTIQGIKGLEAQNVVVHGFVDFLNITQKYEPDLLYRKTYVLLTRARENIYLDFSGKGFSDEVNEILKIIQEDSKQVEAQKEKDSTESKGTSKFKLAKICPILSGAKDSAEFIVAASEIFAVVAGLCAL